Proteins from one Aureimonas sp. SA4125 genomic window:
- a CDS encoding XRE family transcriptional regulator, translating to MAENKIFAGPQIRRIRTGLGLTQTAMAEALGISPSYLNLVERNQRPLTVQLILKLSQTYDADLSGLRGGDKDGQVADLRAVFADPLLAGELPGEQELVEISGTAPNVAAGIAKLYRAYREQHGRLSDLADLLAGEGRGISLAGARMPIDEVRDVFENRPNHFSAIESAAETFHQLLAPGDDLMGALKGWLRREHEVSVRVLPVDTMPNWRRRFDRHSRRLFLSERLGAADRLREVAMEAALLAFGPVIEAENATFTFASAEAVRLARYELVRYAALALMMPYAPFQAAALRAAYDIDVLSGRFQVSFEQAANRLTTLQRQSAPGVPFFMLEVDHAGNRFRRAGARGFPQKRFGGACPKLSLHDAFSQPGRVLVDVVEMPGGDQYLTVSRTLEGLNAGYAERPRRTALMLGCDIAFAGETVYGRTLGERPATLGIGPACRLCERQACLARAEPPLTRPLGLDEMVTGLGAFDFQ from the coding sequence ATGGCCGAGAACAAGATCTTCGCCGGCCCGCAGATCCGCCGCATCCGCACCGGCCTCGGCCTGACGCAGACGGCGATGGCAGAGGCGCTCGGCATTTCGCCGTCCTATCTGAACCTCGTCGAGCGCAACCAGCGGCCGCTGACGGTCCAGCTGATCCTGAAACTGTCGCAGACCTACGACGCCGATCTGTCGGGCCTGCGGGGTGGCGACAAGGACGGGCAGGTCGCCGACCTTCGCGCCGTTTTCGCCGATCCGCTCTTGGCGGGGGAACTGCCGGGCGAGCAGGAACTCGTCGAGATTTCAGGCACGGCGCCGAACGTCGCCGCAGGGATCGCAAAGCTCTACCGCGCCTATCGCGAGCAGCACGGCCGCCTCAGCGACCTCGCGGACCTGCTCGCCGGCGAGGGCCGCGGTATCAGTCTGGCCGGCGCCCGCATGCCGATCGACGAGGTGCGCGACGTCTTCGAGAACCGGCCGAACCATTTCTCCGCGATCGAATCGGCCGCGGAGACCTTTCACCAGTTGCTCGCACCCGGCGACGACCTGATGGGCGCGCTGAAGGGCTGGCTGCGCCGCGAGCACGAGGTCTCGGTGCGCGTCCTTCCGGTCGATACCATGCCGAACTGGCGCCGACGCTTCGACCGTCATTCCCGGCGCCTCTTCCTGTCCGAGCGCCTCGGTGCCGCCGACCGGTTGCGCGAAGTGGCGATGGAGGCGGCGCTTCTTGCCTTCGGTCCGGTGATCGAGGCGGAGAATGCGACCTTCACCTTCGCCAGCGCCGAAGCCGTGCGGCTCGCGCGCTACGAACTCGTGCGCTATGCGGCCCTCGCTCTGATGATGCCCTACGCGCCCTTCCAGGCCGCCGCTCTTCGTGCCGCCTACGATATCGACGTGCTTTCCGGGCGCTTCCAGGTGTCGTTCGAGCAGGCCGCCAACCGCCTCACCACTCTGCAGCGGCAAAGCGCGCCGGGCGTCCCCTTCTTCATGCTGGAGGTGGACCATGCCGGCAACCGCTTCCGCCGCGCCGGCGCGCGCGGCTTTCCCCAGAAGCGTTTCGGCGGCGCCTGTCCGAAGCTGTCGCTGCACGACGCCTTCTCGCAGCCCGGCCGCGTTCTCGTCGATGTCGTCGAGATGCCCGGCGGCGATCAGTACCTCACCGTGTCGCGGACGCTGGAGGGACTGAACGCGGGTTATGCCGAGCGGCCGCGCCGCACCGCGCTGATGCTCGGCTGCGACATCGCCTTCGCCGGCGAGACTGTCTACGGCCGCACGCTTGGCGAACGTCCGGCTACGCTCGGCATCGGTCCGGCCTGTCGTCTGTGCGAGCGCCAGGCGTGCCTTGCCCGGGCCGAGCCGCCGCTGACCCGCCCGCTCGGTCTCGACGAGATGGTCACCGGTCTCGGCGCCTTCGATTTCCAGTAG
- a CDS encoding aspartyl/asparaginyl beta-hydroxylase domain-containing protein: protein MTREGFVAKAVQKMVDGAEKLNLKHSAVGNPAVYPTDDFPWAREVEAEWRLIRAELDKILVRKGELPAFHEISSEVRSISSDQNWKTFFLCGYGITSETAIAQCPETWRILQKIPGMKSAMFSIFEPGKHLPPHRGPYNGVLRFHLGLVVPDQPDKIGIRVDKEVCHWKEGEALIFDDAYEHEAWNHSDSVRVVLFVDFEKPLNFPANLTNKAVLNLAMFTPFIREGYKAHKAWEKIFYGAGQKHR, encoded by the coding sequence ATGACGCGCGAGGGCTTCGTCGCCAAGGCCGTGCAGAAGATGGTCGACGGCGCCGAGAAGTTGAACCTGAAGCACTCGGCGGTCGGCAATCCGGCGGTCTACCCGACCGACGATTTTCCCTGGGCGCGCGAGGTCGAGGCCGAATGGCGCCTGATCCGCGCCGAGCTGGACAAGATCCTGGTGCGCAAGGGTGAGCTCCCGGCCTTCCACGAGATCTCTTCCGAGGTTCGCTCGATCTCGTCCGACCAGAACTGGAAAACCTTCTTCCTCTGCGGCTACGGCATCACCTCGGAAACGGCGATCGCGCAGTGTCCGGAGACCTGGCGCATCCTGCAGAAGATTCCCGGCATGAAGTCGGCGATGTTCTCCATCTTCGAGCCCGGCAAGCACCTGCCGCCGCACCGCGGCCCCTACAACGGCGTCCTGCGCTTCCATCTCGGCCTCGTCGTGCCGGACCAGCCCGACAAGATCGGCATCCGCGTCGACAAGGAAGTCTGCCACTGGAAGGAAGGCGAGGCGCTGATCTTCGACGACGCCTACGAGCACGAGGCCTGGAACCACTCCGACAGCGTGCGCGTGGTGCTGTTCGTCGACTTCGAGAAGCCGCTGAACTTTCCGGCCAACCTCACGAACAAGGCGGTCCTGAATCTCGCCATGTTCACGCCCTTCATCCGCGAGGGCTACAAGGCGCACAAGGCCTGGGAGAAGATCTTCTACGGCGCCGGCCAGAAGCACCGCTAG
- a CDS encoding GNAT family N-acetyltransferase, translated as MTAADLDGVKALSDRIHPGLVERREVFEDRLAVFPAGCLVLVAAGEIAGYGISHPAKLREPPHLDRLLGRLRPDADSYYIHDVALAPEQRGTGRAVEGVARLLAVAAAYPAAALVSVYGTAPFWARFGFDDTTATMPPGRLAPYGDDARYMIRKNSDFAGRSRDFALRRD; from the coding sequence ATGACGGCGGCCGATCTCGACGGCGTGAAGGCGCTGTCCGACCGCATCCATCCCGGTCTCGTGGAGCGGCGGGAGGTCTTTGAAGATCGGCTCGCGGTCTTTCCGGCCGGTTGCCTCGTCCTCGTCGCGGCTGGGGAGATCGCCGGCTACGGCATTTCGCATCCGGCGAAACTGCGTGAGCCGCCGCATCTCGACCGGCTGCTGGGCAGGCTGCGGCCGGACGCCGACAGCTATTACATCCACGACGTCGCCCTGGCGCCCGAGCAGCGCGGGACGGGTCGGGCGGTCGAGGGAGTAGCGAGGCTGCTGGCCGTCGCGGCGGCCTATCCCGCCGCGGCGCTCGTCTCCGTCTACGGTACCGCGCCCTTCTGGGCCCGGTTCGGCTTTGACGACACAACCGCGACGATGCCGCCCGGCCGCCTCGCGCCCTATGGCGACGACGCCCGCTACATGATCCGGAAGAATTCCGATTTTGCCGGTCGATCGCGCGACTTCGCACTGCGAAGGGACTAG
- a CDS encoding polyamine ABC transporter substrate-binding protein, giving the protein MKSRLAAATAAAVIIAATYSASAQEKVVRIYNWSDYIDDSILKDFTAETGIEVVYDTYDSNEILETKLLAGGTGYDVVVPSAEFLSRQISAGVFQKLDPAKLTNMGEMWDVVQTRVAVYDPENAYSVNYMWGTTGVGINDKKVAEALPDAPTDSWALVFDPKNAEKLASCGIDMLDTGNELIPAALNYLGLDPNSTSAEDIDKARDLLVAVRPFVRKFHSSEYINGLANGDICVAVCYSGDIFQAKARAAEAGQGVEISYRIPKEGALMWFDQMAIPADAPHVDNALTFINYMMRPEVIAKATDYVSYANGNKASQALISKEILDDKAIYPDEATLAKLYTKQPYDAKTQRLVTRAFTTVKTGQ; this is encoded by the coding sequence ATGAAGTCCCGTCTTGCCGCGGCCACCGCCGCCGCCGTGATCATCGCAGCCACATACTCTGCCTCGGCGCAGGAAAAGGTCGTGCGGATCTACAATTGGTCAGACTATATCGACGATTCGATCCTGAAGGATTTCACCGCCGAGACCGGTATCGAAGTCGTCTACGATACCTATGACTCCAATGAAATTCTGGAGACCAAGCTGCTGGCCGGCGGCACGGGCTATGATGTCGTCGTGCCCTCGGCCGAGTTTCTGTCGCGCCAGATCTCGGCCGGCGTGTTCCAGAAGCTCGACCCGGCAAAGCTGACCAATATGGGCGAGATGTGGGACGTCGTGCAGACGCGCGTCGCCGTCTACGATCCTGAGAATGCCTACTCGGTCAACTACATGTGGGGCACCACCGGCGTCGGCATCAACGACAAGAAGGTCGCGGAAGCCCTGCCGGACGCGCCGACCGATTCATGGGCTCTGGTCTTCGACCCGAAGAATGCCGAGAAGCTCGCATCCTGCGGCATCGACATGCTGGATACCGGCAACGAGCTCATCCCGGCAGCGCTCAACTATCTCGGGCTCGACCCGAACTCGACGAGTGCCGAGGACATCGACAAGGCGCGCGACCTGCTCGTCGCGGTGCGTCCCTTCGTCCGGAAATTCCACTCGTCGGAATACATCAACGGCCTGGCCAATGGCGATATCTGCGTCGCGGTCTGCTATTCCGGCGACATCTTCCAGGCCAAGGCGCGGGCCGCCGAGGCGGGCCAGGGCGTCGAGATCAGCTACCGCATCCCCAAGGAGGGAGCGCTGATGTGGTTCGACCAGATGGCCATCCCCGCCGACGCCCCGCATGTCGACAACGCGCTGACCTTCATCAACTACATGATGCGCCCGGAAGTCATCGCCAAGGCGACCGACTATGTCAGCTACGCCAACGGCAACAAGGCGTCGCAGGCGCTGATCTCCAAGGAGATCCTCGACGACAAGGCGATCTATCCGGACGAGGCGACGCTCGCCAAGCTCTATACCAAGCAGCCCTACGACGCGAAGACGCAGCGTTTGGTGACCCGGGCCTTCACCACCGTCAAGACCGGCCAGTGA
- a CDS encoding ABC transporter ATP-binding protein: MAVTTKSLGNIRRSFEPWSDPAQKPLIEVDKVTKRFGNFTAVDDLTLHIYTREFFALLGPSGCGKSTLLRMLAGFETPTSGDIRLDGKSLIGMPPHKRPLNMMFQSYALFPHMTVEKNIAFGLKQDGMAKSEISDRVGEMLKLVKLAPFAKRKPQQLSGGQQQRVALARSLAKRPKVLLLDEPLGALDKKLREETQFELMDLQQDLGLTFIVVTHDQEEAMVMADRIALMREGKIAQVAPPAVIYEAPSNRYVADFIGHVSLLDGIVEGRRNGLLRLAAAGTMVEAEAPADFAPGTPAAFAIRPEKVKITRQPPADPAVNALHGQIWDIAYFGDVTQFNVKLASGDIVRATTINAMRSAAEPLTWDDDVWLTFAPDAGIVLTH; encoded by the coding sequence ATGGCAGTGACGACAAAGTCTCTCGGCAATATCCGCCGAAGTTTCGAACCGTGGAGCGATCCGGCGCAGAAGCCGCTGATCGAGGTCGACAAGGTCACGAAGAGGTTCGGCAATTTCACCGCCGTCGACGACCTGACGCTCCACATCTACACCCGCGAATTCTTCGCGCTGCTCGGCCCTTCCGGCTGCGGCAAGTCGACATTGTTGCGCATGCTGGCCGGCTTCGAGACGCCGACATCGGGCGACATCCGGCTCGACGGCAAGAGCCTCATCGGCATGCCGCCGCACAAGCGGCCGCTGAACATGATGTTCCAGTCCTACGCCCTCTTCCCGCACATGACGGTGGAGAAGAACATCGCCTTCGGCCTGAAGCAGGACGGGATGGCGAAGTCGGAGATCTCCGACCGCGTCGGCGAGATGCTGAAGCTCGTGAAACTGGCGCCCTTCGCCAAGCGCAAGCCGCAACAGCTGTCCGGCGGGCAGCAGCAGCGCGTGGCGCTCGCCCGCTCGTTGGCCAAGCGCCCGAAGGTCCTGCTCCTCGACGAGCCGCTCGGCGCGCTCGACAAGAAGCTGCGCGAGGAGACGCAGTTCGAACTGATGGACCTGCAGCAGGATCTGGGCCTCACCTTCATCGTCGTCACCCACGACCAGGAGGAGGCCATGGTCATGGCCGACCGCATCGCCCTGATGCGCGAGGGGAAAATCGCGCAGGTGGCGCCGCCCGCGGTGATCTACGAGGCGCCGTCCAACCGCTACGTCGCCGATTTCATCGGCCATGTCAGCCTGCTCGACGGCATCGTCGAGGGGCGGCGCAACGGGCTCCTGCGGCTCGCCGCCGCCGGCACGATGGTCGAGGCGGAGGCCCCCGCGGACTTCGCGCCCGGGACGCCGGCCGCCTTCGCCATTCGCCCGGAAAAGGTGAAGATCACCCGTCAGCCGCCGGCCGATCCTGCCGTCAACGCGCTGCACGGGCAGATCTGGGACATCGCCTATTTCGGCGATGTGACGCAGTTCAACGTCAAGCTCGCTTCCGGCGACATCGTCCGGGCGACGACCATCAACGCCATGCGAAGCGCCGCCGAGCCGCTGACCTGGGACGACGACGTCTGGCTGACCTTCGCGCCGGATGCCGGCATCGTCCTGACGCACTGA
- a CDS encoding ABC transporter permease subunit, translated as MAANPSANPSVRPVSRLYQTIVIGLPYLWLVLFFLAPFLIVLKISLSETAIAMPPYLPAFALDSVSGFMANLQKLDFANYVWIFDDPLYLNSYLSSLRIAAISTAATLLVAYPFAYGMARAPDAIRPILLMLTILPFWTSFLIRVYAWIGILKNEGLLNQFLLWTGVISTPLSILNTEMAIHIGIVYSYLPFMVLPIYASLERMDIRLIEAANDLGCPPIRAFWAITVPLSLPGVLAGVFLVFIPAVGEFVIPDLLGSSNTLMIGKTLWDEFFSNRDWPVASAVAVVLLLVLVVPIMAFQRLQAKAPA; from the coding sequence ATGGCCGCCAACCCGTCCGCCAACCCGTCCGTCCGGCCGGTCTCCCGCCTCTACCAGACGATCGTCATCGGACTGCCCTATCTCTGGCTCGTCCTGTTCTTCCTGGCACCGTTCCTGATCGTCCTGAAGATCTCGCTGTCGGAGACGGCGATCGCGATGCCGCCCTATCTCCCGGCCTTCGCGCTGGATTCGGTCTCCGGCTTCATGGCCAATCTGCAGAAGCTCGACTTCGCCAACTATGTCTGGATCTTCGACGATCCGCTCTATCTCAACTCCTACCTGTCCAGCCTGCGCATCGCGGCGATCTCGACGGCGGCGACGCTCCTCGTCGCCTATCCCTTCGCCTACGGCATGGCCAGGGCGCCGGACGCGATCCGGCCGATCCTGCTGATGCTGACCATCCTGCCGTTCTGGACGAGCTTCCTCATCCGCGTCTATGCTTGGATCGGCATCCTGAAGAACGAGGGCCTGCTGAACCAGTTTCTGCTCTGGACGGGGGTGATCTCGACGCCGCTGTCGATCCTCAATACCGAAATGGCGATCCATATCGGCATCGTCTATTCCTACCTGCCCTTCATGGTGCTGCCGATCTATGCCAGCCTCGAGCGCATGGACATCAGGCTGATCGAGGCGGCGAACGATCTCGGCTGTCCGCCGATCAGAGCATTCTGGGCGATCACCGTGCCGCTGTCGCTGCCGGGCGTCCTCGCCGGCGTCTTCCTCGTCTTCATTCCGGCGGTCGGCGAGTTCGTCATTCCCGATCTGCTCGGCAGCTCCAACACGCTGATGATCGGCAAGACGCTGTGGGACGAGTTCTTCTCCAACCGTGACTGGCCGGTCGCCTCGGCCGTCGCGGTGGTGCTTCTCCTGGTGCTCGTCGTCCCGATCATGGCGTTCCAGCGCCTGCAGGCGAAGGCACCGGCATGA
- a CDS encoding ABC transporter permease subunit, with product MRQRWTSFNILCLILGFAFLYVPIGLLVLYSFNASQLVTVWGGFSTKWYGELLRNSQMLDAAWVTIRVALLSATCATILGTLAAMALVRFTRFRGRLLFSGLIYAPLVMPEVITGLSLLLLFVAVDFNRGFWTLTIAHITFTTCFVAVVVQSRLVAVDRSLEEAAQDLGCPPGKTFFLITLPVIWTAVAAGWMLAFTLSLDDLVISSFATGPGATTLPMRIYSQVRLGVTPEINAICTILIAVVSVGVIISGILTKRDVVRRARDERLAAGG from the coding sequence ATGAGACAGCGCTGGACCTCCTTCAACATCCTCTGCCTGATCCTCGGCTTCGCCTTCCTCTACGTGCCGATCGGCCTGCTCGTCCTCTATTCCTTCAACGCCTCGCAGCTCGTCACGGTCTGGGGCGGCTTCTCGACGAAATGGTATGGCGAGCTCCTGCGCAACAGCCAGATGCTGGACGCGGCCTGGGTGACGATCCGCGTCGCGCTCTTGTCTGCGACATGCGCCACGATCCTCGGGACGCTGGCCGCCATGGCGCTGGTGCGCTTCACCCGCTTCCGCGGGCGGCTGCTGTTTTCGGGCCTGATCTACGCGCCGCTGGTGATGCCCGAGGTGATCACCGGCCTGTCGCTGCTGCTGCTCTTCGTCGCCGTCGATTTCAACCGCGGATTCTGGACGCTGACCATCGCCCACATCACCTTCACCACCTGCTTCGTCGCGGTCGTGGTGCAGTCGCGCCTTGTCGCCGTCGACCGGTCGCTGGAGGAGGCGGCGCAGGATCTCGGCTGTCCGCCGGGCAAGACCTTCTTTCTCATCACCCTGCCGGTGATCTGGACGGCGGTGGCCGCCGGCTGGATGCTTGCCTTCACGCTGTCGCTCGACGACCTCGTCATTTCGAGCTTTGCCACCGGCCCCGGCGCGACGACGCTGCCGATGCGGATCTACAGCCAGGTGCGCCTCGGCGTGACGCCGGAGATCAACGCCATCTGCACCATCCTCATCGCCGTCGTCTCCGTCGGCGTGATCATCTCGGGGATCCTCACCAAGCGCGACGTCGTCCGGCGCGCGCGCGACGAACGGCTCGCCGCCGGCGGCTGA
- a CDS encoding AsmA-like C-terminal region-containing protein: protein MTRIEKRSARSPRQSGLRHWGLRQWSGVSAIVVALVAATLATFAILSGLSLQAGAARADIERQLSDLAGLPVSVEGSSSLSLLPKTQIRLSRVRVGEEMAGARPMATVDAIIADLGLWDALFGRAEIERLTVIRPRLLAGALTDPAQAAIAPAAPAKTGRSGAPEMPAQEAPSGLGSSRDSRDFRQISHYLAAFLTRLGDLTRVDISNGAVRAAPGDNARGITDANITVSWPSPGAAAVLTGSYVWNGEPADINLKLSSPLEFLEGGPSAIDLTLTSPPLDIRFSGTGSTRGNSDFAGAVKISTPSLARSVRWLGDPNATMPDLGTMAIEAALESTGMKLNLRDATVSIVGYSGTGAMEMAMGADSVPAVSGTLAFDQLDLTAFAQALAPLPRNPLEFERRIATGFIHRLDLDLRISAAEGAIATVPITDLAATVKFKDGVAMFDVGDASMLGGQGQGRFAVDSRARIPLAKGSASVSGIDTAQLLAAIGVSAVGVSGLSDLHAEVGMPVTSWADIARRLQLTLAVTARDGSLSGFDPAVFLGAGTKPFALATGASAIPFKKLQAKLSSTGPSVAIQKLSLDGAAGTFEAAGALSTATNGIDVFGSFTPLSTATATPLANSQPVSFRMSGEWPRPTVTTGPPVAPM from the coding sequence GTGACGCGCATCGAGAAGAGGTCGGCACGCTCGCCGCGCCAGTCGGGACTGCGGCATTGGGGACTGCGACAATGGTCGGGCGTCTCGGCGATCGTTGTCGCCCTCGTCGCGGCGACGCTGGCGACCTTTGCCATCCTCTCCGGGCTTTCCCTCCAGGCGGGCGCCGCGCGGGCCGATATCGAACGCCAGCTTTCGGATCTGGCGGGACTGCCCGTCAGCGTGGAAGGATCGTCCTCGCTCAGCCTCCTGCCGAAGACGCAGATCCGGCTGTCGCGCGTGCGCGTCGGAGAGGAAATGGCCGGCGCCCGTCCCATGGCGACGGTCGACGCCATCATCGCGGACCTCGGTCTCTGGGACGCGCTTTTCGGTCGGGCGGAGATCGAGAGGCTGACGGTGATTCGGCCTCGGCTCCTCGCCGGCGCCCTGACCGATCCCGCGCAAGCGGCCATCGCGCCTGCCGCCCCTGCCAAGACCGGGCGCAGTGGCGCGCCTGAAATGCCGGCGCAGGAGGCGCCCTCGGGGCTGGGATCGTCGAGAGACAGCCGCGATTTCCGCCAGATATCGCACTATCTCGCGGCGTTCCTGACGCGGCTCGGCGATCTGACGCGGGTCGATATCAGCAACGGCGCCGTGCGCGCGGCACCCGGTGACAATGCGCGCGGCATCACCGACGCCAACATCACGGTCAGCTGGCCCTCGCCGGGTGCCGCCGCCGTCCTCACTGGCTCCTACGTCTGGAACGGCGAGCCGGCCGACATCAATCTCAAACTGTCGTCGCCGCTCGAGTTTCTGGAAGGCGGCCCCAGCGCCATCGACCTGACGCTGACCTCGCCGCCGCTCGACATCCGGTTTTCGGGCACGGGCTCGACCCGGGGCAACAGCGACTTCGCCGGCGCGGTGAAAATTTCGACGCCTTCGCTGGCCCGTTCGGTTCGCTGGCTCGGTGACCCGAACGCGACCATGCCCGATCTCGGCACCATGGCGATCGAGGCCGCGCTCGAGAGCACCGGGATGAAACTGAACCTTCGCGACGCCACCGTCAGCATCGTCGGCTATTCCGGCACGGGCGCGATGGAAATGGCGATGGGAGCGGACTCCGTTCCCGCGGTCAGCGGCACCCTCGCCTTCGACCAGCTCGATCTCACCGCCTTTGCGCAGGCACTCGCCCCCCTGCCGCGCAATCCACTGGAATTCGAGCGGCGCATCGCGACGGGTTTCATCCACAGGCTCGATCTCGACCTCAGAATTTCGGCGGCGGAAGGCGCGATCGCCACCGTACCGATCACCGATCTTGCCGCGACGGTGAAGTTCAAGGACGGCGTGGCGATGTTCGACGTCGGTGATGCCAGCATGCTCGGCGGCCAGGGCCAGGGCCGATTCGCCGTCGATAGCCGCGCCCGCATCCCCCTGGCCAAGGGATCGGCCAGCGTTTCCGGCATCGATACGGCGCAGCTGCTAGCGGCGATCGGCGTCTCCGCCGTCGGCGTTTCCGGCCTGTCGGATCTGCACGCCGAAGTCGGCATGCCGGTGACCAGCTGGGCCGATATCGCCCGTCGGCTGCAGCTGACGCTCGCCGTAACGGCGCGGGACGGATCGCTCAGCGGTTTTGATCCGGCGGTGTTCCTCGGCGCCGGGACGAAGCCTTTCGCGCTCGCGACGGGCGCTTCGGCGATCCCGTTCAAGAAACTCCAGGCCAAGCTTTCCAGCACCGGGCCGAGCGTTGCGATCCAGAAACTGAGTCTCGACGGCGCGGCTGGAACTTTCGAGGCGGCAGGCGCCCTGTCCACCGCCACGAACGGAATCGATGTTTTTGGCTCGTTCACGCCGCTTTCCACCGCGACCGCCACGCCCCTAGCAAATTCTCAACCCGTCAGCTTCAGAATGTCGGGCGAATGGCCGCGGCCGACGGTGACGACGGGTCCGCCGGTCGCGCCGATGTGA
- a CDS encoding acetoacetate--CoA ligase: MTARLLWTPDEARIAEHPLTAFADHAASGIGGSAAGYPSLHAWSVDCPGAFWSAVWDFCAIIGTKGETVLSPGNDMLSARFFPDASLNFAENLLRPGATGDAIVFRGEDKAEARLSHEALRALVSRLAQAMRAEGVVAGDRVAAMLPNLPEAVALMLAATSIGAVWSSCSPDFGERGVLDRFGQIEPKLLVVCDGYYYAGKTIAVAAKLQPIVEALRPLKTIVVAYTGEAGNVAAGLPGAVTLADFIAPFAPADIVFERLPFAHPLYIVFSSGTTGVPKCIVHSAGGTLIQHLKEHRLHCGNGPGSRAFYFTTCGWMMWNWLVSALATGATLILYDGSPFHPDGNVIFDYVQAEKATFLGTSAKFIDAVRKEGLTPISTHDLSSVRMIASTGSPLSPESFDFVYEGIKADVHLASISGGTDIVSCFVLGVPWLPVYEGEIQGAGLGMAVDVWNDEGKPVVGEKGDLVCTRPFPAMPVGFWNDPAAERYRAAYFERFPGVWCHGDFAEWTEHRGIVIHGRSDATLNPQGVRIGTAEIYNIVEQIDAVMEAICIGQEWDGDVRVVLFVRLKPGFQLDEPLAKTIKTAVRQGASPRHVPAHILAVADIPRTKSGKIVELAVREVVHGRPVKNKEALANPEALDLFADRPELRA, translated from the coding sequence ATGACTGCCAGACTGCTGTGGACGCCGGACGAGGCGCGGATCGCCGAGCACCCGCTGACGGCTTTCGCCGATCATGCGGCCTCGGGGATCGGCGGAAGCGCGGCCGGATATCCCTCGCTGCACGCCTGGTCGGTGGATTGTCCGGGGGCGTTCTGGTCGGCCGTCTGGGATTTTTGCGCCATCATCGGCACGAAGGGCGAGACGGTCTTGTCGCCCGGAAACGACATGCTGTCCGCGCGCTTCTTTCCAGACGCCTCGCTGAACTTCGCCGAGAACCTGCTGCGGCCCGGCGCCACGGGAGACGCGATCGTCTTTCGCGGCGAGGACAAGGCCGAGGCGCGGCTGTCGCACGAGGCCCTGCGCGCGCTCGTCTCGCGCCTGGCGCAGGCGATGCGGGCGGAAGGCGTCGTCGCCGGCGACCGGGTCGCGGCGATGCTGCCCAACCTGCCCGAAGCCGTCGCACTGATGCTGGCGGCGACGTCGATCGGCGCCGTCTGGTCGTCCTGCTCGCCCGATTTCGGCGAGCGCGGCGTTCTCGATCGCTTCGGTCAGATCGAGCCGAAACTGCTCGTCGTCTGCGACGGCTACTATTATGCCGGCAAGACAATCGCGGTCGCCGCAAAGCTTCAGCCGATCGTCGAGGCGCTCAGGCCGCTGAAGACGATCGTCGTCGCCTATACCGGCGAAGCCGGCAACGTCGCGGCGGGGTTGCCGGGCGCCGTCACCCTCGCGGACTTCATTGCGCCGTTTGCGCCCGCCGACATCGTCTTCGAGCGGCTGCCCTTCGCGCATCCGCTCTATATCGTCTTCTCCTCCGGCACGACGGGCGTGCCGAAATGCATCGTCCACTCCGCCGGCGGCACGCTGATCCAGCACCTGAAGGAACACCGGCTGCATTGCGGCAACGGCCCGGGCAGCCGCGCCTTCTACTTCACGACCTGCGGCTGGATGATGTGGAACTGGCTGGTCTCTGCGCTCGCGACCGGCGCGACGCTGATCCTCTACGATGGCTCGCCGTTTCACCCCGATGGCAACGTGATCTTCGACTACGTTCAGGCGGAAAAGGCGACGTTCCTCGGCACCTCGGCAAAGTTCATCGACGCGGTGCGCAAGGAGGGGCTGACTCCGATCTCCACGCACGACCTGTCGAGCGTCCGGATGATCGCCTCCACGGGCTCGCCGCTCTCGCCGGAAAGCTTCGACTTCGTCTACGAAGGCATCAAGGCGGACGTGCATCTTGCCTCGATTTCGGGGGGCACGGACATCGTCTCCTGCTTCGTGCTCGGCGTGCCCTGGCTGCCGGTCTACGAGGGAGAGATCCAGGGCGCCGGTCTCGGCATGGCCGTCGATGTCTGGAACGATGAGGGAAAGCCGGTTGTGGGCGAGAAGGGCGACCTCGTCTGCACCAGGCCGTTTCCGGCCATGCCCGTCGGCTTCTGGAACGATCCGGCAGCGGAGCGCTATCGGGCCGCCTATTTCGAGCGCTTCCCCGGCGTCTGGTGCCATGGCGATTTCGCCGAGTGGACGGAGCACCGGGGCATCGTCATCCACGGCCGTTCCGATGCGACGCTGAACCCGCAAGGGGTCAGGATCGGAACGGCAGAAATCTACAACATCGTCGAGCAGATCGATGCGGTGATGGAGGCGATCTGCATCGGGCAGGAGTGGGACGGCGATGTCCGCGTGGTGCTGTTCGTCCGGCTCAAGCCGGGCTTCCAACTCGACGAGCCACTGGCGAAGACGATCAAGACGGCGGTCCGCCAGGGCGCCTCGCCGCGCCATGTACCGGCGCACATCCTTGCGGTCGCCGACATCCCGCGCACCAAGTCGGGCAAGATCGTCGAGCTCGCCGTGCGCGAGGTGGTGCACGGCCGGCCGGTAAAGAACAAGGAAGCGCTTGCCAATCCGGAGGCGCTCGACCTGTTTGCCGATCGCCCGGAATTGCGCGCCTGA